In the genome of Paenarthrobacter ilicis, the window GGTGCAGATACCCCTCTACTTCATGGGGGAAGAGGGGCTGACCGCGTTGGCCACCACCAGGTTGCTGATGGGGGCTCCGTTGTACATCCTGGGACTGTGGGTGGCGTGGTTGGTCACCAAACCGGCAACTCAGCCGTCGAAGCCGTCGTCCTCTGACAGCTGATCCGCGGCTCCTCCTGAAGCGTTCTCACCGTACTCGGAGGACGGCGAGAGCAAGGCCCTCAGGCCGTCCTCCGCGGCAATTGTGGTGACGAAGAACAGTTCATCCCCGCCGTCCAGGACATCATCACGGGTTGGGGTGATGGGCGCTTGGTCGCGGAGGATGGCCACCAGCGTCGAATCCTCGGGCCATTCGATGCCACCCACAGTACTTCCAATCACATGGGAGTCGTGGGGGACGGTGAACTCCACGATGGAGGCTACGCCGGTCTGCAGCGTCAGCAACCGGACAATATCACCGATTTCCACTGCTTCTTCCACCAGCGCCGTCATGAGCTGGGGGGTGTTGACGGCAACGTCCACGCCCCAGGAGTCATTGAACATCCAGTCGTTCTTGGGGTTGTTGACGCGCCCAACGGTGCGGCCCACGCCGAATTCGGTTTTGGCCAGCAGTGACACCACCAGGTTGACTTTGTCGTCACCGGTAGCGGACACCACGACGTCGGCGTCCTCCAGTTTGGCGTCCTGCAGGGTGCTGAGTTCGCAGGCATCGCCAACCAGCCACCGGGCACCCCGCAGGCCACTCCGGCCGATGACTTCCGGTTTCAGGTCGATCAGCAGGATCTGGTGCTTGTGGGCCAGGAGTTCCCTGGCAATGGACGAACCGACGCTGCCGGCGCCAACAATCACAACTTTCACTACATCTCCTTGGCGGGTGCTTTGGCGAGGATCCGGGTGGTCTCGGAGGTTCTGTCCAGGCTCACCATCGCGTGGACGGTGTCGCCTTCCTGGTAGGACGTACCGGTCTGGGGGAGCAGGCCTTCGCCGAACCGGGTGAGGAAAGCGATGCGGATCCCGGAGGCTGCTTCGATCGAGGAGATGCTGTGTCCGATCCAGGCCTCATGCAAATCAACTTCGGCCAGGACAAGCCGGCCGGAGGGCTCCCTGTAGTCGCCTGCCAGGTGCTGCTCAGGAAGGATGCGTCGGAGGACCTGGTCCGCGCTCCACCGCACGGCCGCCACCGTGGGAATGCCCAGGCGCTGGTAGATTTCCGCGCGGCCGGGATCGTAGATGCGGGCAACAACATGGCCCACGTGGAACGTCTCCCTGGCCACGCGTGTGGCCAGGATGTTGGAGTTGTCACCGCTGGAAACCGCAGCGAAAGCGTAGGCCTCTTCCACGCCGGCCTGCTTGAGGGTTTCACGGTCGAAACCGACGCCGGTGACCTTGCGGCCGGAGAAGGTGTTGCGCAGGCGGCGGAAGGCCCGCTCATCCTGGTCGATGATGGCCACTGAATGTCCGGCATCTTCCAATGTGTG includes:
- a CDS encoding potassium channel family protein; amino-acid sequence: MKVVIVGAGSVGSSIARELLAHKHQILLIDLKPEVIGRSGLRGARWLVGDACELSTLQDAKLEDADVVVSATGDDKVNLVVSLLAKTEFGVGRTVGRVNNPKNDWMFNDSWGVDVAVNTPQLMTALVEEAVEIGDIVRLLTLQTGVASIVEFTVPHDSHVIGSTVGGIEWPEDSTLVAILRDQAPITPTRDDVLDGGDELFFVTTIAAEDGLRALLSPSSEYGENASGGAADQLSEDDGFDG
- a CDS encoding potassium channel family protein, producing the protein MAHFVIMGCGRVGATLAHTLEDAGHSVAIIDQDERAFRRLRNTFSGRKVTGVGFDRETLKQAGVEEAYAFAAVSSGDNSNILATRVARETFHVGHVVARIYDPGRAEIYQRLGIPTVAAVRWSADQVLRRILPEQHLAGDYREPSGRLVLAEVDLHEAWIGHSISSIEAASGIRIAFLTRFGEGLLPQTGTSYQEGDTVHAMVSLDRTSETTRILAKAPAKEM